The nucleotide sequence TTCTGTTATAAAGACTCCAATGTTGCAGTATTCACGTGAAAGACAACAAGTAGAACCTTGGCACATAGTTCACTTGATTGATCAAGTCAATTTGAAAAGTAGGTATGAATACGACTCTTTGACATGCCCTGCTAAAAATACAATATCCGTAATGTTTGCAATGCTAGTTGACCCTCAATTTATTCCAGAGGACTTTGACAGTATTACTGAGTTCCCGTACCACTTTTACCATTTAAAAGTAACGGTTAAGAGGAGATCACACTTGGAGAATTTCAACAGGCATGTAGGAATAACCCACTATCACCCAATAGAACCAGAAGATTTGCACCCATTTGATAAAAGGGATATATTCATAATGGATAAAAATGATCCAAGACTAGTAGATCAAAGCATATTCGTATCTACAGATACCAATAAACTACTAATTGTAGAGATAATAAAACCGGAATTTGATTCAGAGCATCTTTCCGAATTCCAAACGTCAAGAATAAAGGAGAGATACGAAAAAGCTTGCAACgattttgatttattaGATCCTTCAGACGTTCCCAATCAAGCAGAATGTCTGAAAACCTTATTCATGATCTTTAAAAATCCTTTGCAACGTAAATCCCCTAGCAGCGAGTTCAAAAtaatttcaaaagataGCGTCGCTCTTAACTCCCAAGTAAATACTGAGTGGTTAACAAACATCTTTGGCTTCACACTACAGAAATCTCCTACAGTAGATAACATAGAATCAGGAGAAGAATTTAAGCCACCAGATTTAGTGGACTACGTTACTGACTTTAAAATTAGAGAAATTAGAGAGTCATACGTCAGGAAGTCAATGGAAATTATTTTAATTGGAAAACAATCCATGCAACTAGAAGAAAGTGTTGATATCGAGAAGAGAACTGTAGCAAAATGCTTCTCTAACCAACATCTTGGAATCAATCACACTTGGTGGTTTAATATGCTAAATCATGCTCATATTGAGTTTTCTCCGTACGATATCAACTACAACTTTATCAACTTGTCTGTTGCTTTTAAGTATAGTGATAAGGACATCGTTAAGAACTACGAGACACAAATATCTCTAGATCCAGAGAATATTGGATTTTATTTTGACGCCCTTCAATATGTTACTAATGCTAAAGGTAGCTATCAATTGATTGCATATGCGGGAAAACAAGACGTGGTGGGATATGAAGATCTAAACAATGCTTTACAGGTATTTGGGTTGGATCCTACAGAGATTGACGTTCATCTTATCGATGGTGATGCAATGATTGAGTACTATAACTCTAACCTTTTGAAATGTTCTGAAAGCCAGAAAAAGGACTTGAGAAATGCCTTACGGATATTAGGAAAGTACTTGAAAAACCGTAAAATGCTATTCCTAGTCGAGTATGAACCCTATCATAGTGTTCAACAAGCTTACTCTCTACTAAAGGTTGACGAAACTGTTGACGATGATATTATTCAAACTGCCTATACGATCAACACTGCAGACGCTCCTGGTTTAAAGAAGGACTTTGACCGCGCTGTATTTACCATTGGAATAGAACGGAGGTCCATGTTCCTTCTAAATGTTTTATTGGAAGAGTGTCCTGAATTTTCAGAATATTACAATTTTTCAGATCTTTCTTACGAGGATGCTTTGaaaattattgaaattgacATTAACGCCAGTGACGACGTCATTTTAGAAGTGTTCcagaaaaaatggaatcATGGGATTATTCCTGAACCGGATTACTTgttaaaattgaagatgGCACTTGAAAATATAGGCTATACCAGAAACAGTAAGCTCATAAATCACTTTTTGAGCACGGGGGTTGTTGATGTAAGCTGTTTACCATTAGCAACATGGCCCGCCGGCATTAATAATGTTGGCAATACCTGTTATCTTAACTCATtacttcaattcttcttcacaaTCAAGCCATTAAGGGACTTTATCCTAACTTATAACAATGACTCTGCAAAATCACTCGAGAACTCTAAATACTACTCTAAGAGAAGAATAGGTGGGAGGGAAGTTAgtaaacaagaagaagtaagATCAATTCAGTTCGTTTACCATCTTCGTGATCTATTTCATGATATGATTCATACAAACAGCAGATGCGTTACACCTT is from Kluyveromyces marxianus DMKU3-1042 DNA, complete genome, chromosome 2 and encodes:
- the UBP2 gene encoding ubiquitin-specific protease UBP2, with translation MSSEQPLDNIICQPKEPATQSIQENSGPADSLACDLVDDGKKLLYPNVSNIFPFKTCDRILDDIRISPWFIRSLGSSVIKTPMLQYSRERQQVEPWHIVHLIDQVNLKSRYEYDSLTCPAKNTISVMFAMLVDPQFIPEDFDSITEFPYHFYHLKVTVKRRSHLENFNRHVGITHYHPIEPEDLHPFDKRDIFIMDKNDPRLVDQSIFVSTDTNKLLIVEIIKPEFDSEHLSEFQTSRIKERYEKACNDFDLLDPSDVPNQAECLKTLFMIFKNPLQRKSPSSEFKIISKDSVALNSQVNTEWLTNIFGFTLQKSPTVDNIESGEEFKPPDLVDYVTDFKIREIRESYVRKSMEIILIGKQSMQLEESVDIEKRTVAKCFSNQHLGINHTWWFNMLNHAHIEFSPYDINYNFINLSVAFKYSDKDIVKNYETQISLDPENIGFYFDALQYVTNAKGSYQLIAYAGKQDVVGYEDLNNALQVFGLDPTEIDVHLIDGDAMIEYYNSNLLKCSESQKKDLRNALRILGKYLKNRKMLFLVEYEPYHSVQQAYSLLKVDETVDDDIIQTAYTINTADAPGLKKDFDRAVFTIGIERRSMFLLNVLLEECPEFSEYYNFSDLSYEDALKIIEIDINASDDVILEVFQKKWNHGIIPEPDYLLKLKMALENIGYTRNSKLINHFLSTGVVDVSCLPLATWPAGINNVGNTCYLNSLLQFFFTIKPLRDFILTYNNDSAKSLENSKYYSKRRIGGREVSKQEEVRSIQFVYHLRDLFHDMIHTNSRCVTPSKELVYLAFAPSNIEVEFENECEGQGNTELIDLTSINTDESTGANHLKQDEDDDIIMCQTPIALPDDSEEAVQDAYKRQASVQVAKISADQLENTLEIGRQQDVTECIGNVLAQLEIASEPLNLEDDLEQNDLVKQLFYGKIKQDLIPKNDQTSVRTKYERFLSLLVNVGDHPKDIYDALDLYFQNDFLNLEEYGDVKRVISISDLPSVLQIQIQRVYYDRERFMPFKSIEPLPFNNKLYMDRYMTTEDPKLIAENNRCSALKQELQKLKQRERKLLSQNELGFTYKNSLLETKKFLESETLSKHDIETEQVPKSISYIDELIKIIDEEINTLGKRISDLEAEISRCFQDFKHIGYSLFAVFIHRGEASYGHYWVYIKDHTRNNIWRKYNDDSVTEVPESEVFNFTEGNTATPYFLVYVREGQEKETIEPLKRIIQQEA